A genomic segment from Halorubrum depositum encodes:
- a CDS encoding ZIP family metal transporter: MFELTDAFVRLAGTSPVIQALAGGVVIALMNLFGASLVLVWRNPSERALNGMLGFAAGVMLAAAFTSLIIPGIEEYSGGNPVPTLVGVGLGALFLDRADALVPHAHYLLTGTRRTDAAKPNETLPVSDERLAGVVLFVLAITLHNMPEGLAVGVGFGAAAGDPARLGSALSLMLAIGLQNVPEGLAVSVAAINAGLDRRLYAAIAGIRAGVVEIPLAVLGAVAVGTVRPLLPYTMGFAAGAMLFVISDEIIPETHRSGYERVSTLGLMAGVVIMLYLDIALAG, from the coding sequence ATGTTCGAGCTCACCGACGCGTTCGTCCGTCTCGCCGGGACCTCCCCCGTGATACAGGCGCTCGCGGGGGGCGTCGTCATCGCCCTGATGAACCTCTTCGGGGCGTCGCTCGTCCTCGTCTGGCGGAACCCCTCCGAGCGGGCGCTCAACGGAATGCTCGGCTTCGCCGCCGGCGTCATGCTCGCCGCGGCGTTCACCAGCCTCATCATCCCCGGTATCGAGGAATACTCCGGCGGCAACCCGGTCCCGACGCTCGTCGGAGTGGGCCTCGGCGCGCTGTTCTTGGACCGGGCGGACGCGTTGGTCCCGCACGCCCACTACCTCCTGACCGGGACGCGACGGACGGACGCGGCGAAACCGAACGAGACGCTCCCCGTCAGCGATGAGCGACTGGCCGGGGTGGTCCTGTTCGTCCTGGCCATCACGCTGCACAACATGCCCGAGGGGCTGGCCGTCGGCGTCGGGTTCGGCGCGGCCGCGGGCGATCCGGCGCGGTTGGGGAGCGCGCTGTCGCTGATGCTCGCGATCGGGCTTCAGAACGTCCCCGAGGGGCTGGCCGTCTCCGTGGCGGCGATAAACGCCGGGCTCGATCGGCGGCTCTACGCCGCGATCGCCGGGATCCGGGCCGGCGTCGTCGAGATCCCGCTGGCGGTGCTGGGCGCCGTCGCCGTGGGGACGGTCAGGCCGCTGCTGCCGTACACGATGGGGTTCGCCGCGGGCGCGATGCTGTTCGTGATCTCCGACGAGATCATCCCCGAGACGCACAGGAGCGGCTACGAGCGCGTGTCGACGCTCGGGCTCATGGCCGGCGTCGTCATCATGCTCTACCTGGACATCGCGTTGGCCGGGTAA
- the folP gene encoding dihydropteroate synthase, with product MRNVDAAGLGIGDDHPPRIMGVLNVSAESPYDPSVYDDPGEAAEYVDEELIGEGADVVDVGLESANKDLDVLSAEQELDRLDTAVEALESTSGDAVWSIETRYHEVADEALSRGFDMVNDICGFADPEMPRVCREHDAAVSKMASPPDLERPGAIEDVNDIYEALSMNGFTDKTILDPAFGGWSEAKTHADDRETLRRLREFRGYGRPLLVSINRKSFLKTIAGRTTEEALPVSLAATSMAVERGAHVIRTHDVAETRDAALVGAEFARDRVRSGRDAGDVAVEELDVTTAREAERHLDRLGADRDVSGSAAVRTYELTGLTEPAVGALRAATAETAGVDGAAFALAGGADEATAAVTDPPSATDGGVSGADGTGSAGILVCTPSGLSALTAAVSGASAALDAALETTDAGRK from the coding sequence ATGCGAAACGTGGACGCCGCGGGGCTCGGGATCGGCGACGACCACCCGCCCCGGATCATGGGCGTGCTCAACGTCTCCGCGGAGTCGCCGTACGACCCGAGCGTGTACGACGACCCCGGCGAGGCCGCCGAGTACGTCGACGAGGAGCTGATCGGCGAGGGCGCCGACGTCGTCGACGTCGGGCTCGAATCGGCCAACAAGGACCTCGACGTGCTCTCGGCCGAGCAGGAGCTGGACCGCCTCGACACCGCGGTCGAGGCGCTGGAGTCGACCTCGGGGGACGCCGTCTGGTCGATCGAGACCCGCTACCATGAGGTCGCCGACGAGGCGCTCTCGCGCGGCTTCGACATGGTCAACGACATCTGCGGGTTCGCGGACCCCGAGATGCCCCGCGTCTGCCGCGAACACGACGCCGCCGTCTCGAAGATGGCCTCGCCGCCCGATCTGGAGCGCCCGGGCGCCATCGAGGACGTAAACGACATCTACGAGGCGCTCTCGATGAACGGGTTCACCGACAAGACGATCCTCGACCCCGCCTTCGGCGGCTGGTCCGAGGCGAAGACCCACGCCGACGACCGGGAGACGCTCCGCCGCCTCCGGGAGTTCCGGGGGTACGGCCGGCCGCTGCTCGTCTCGATCAACCGCAAGAGCTTCCTCAAGACGATCGCCGGGCGGACCACCGAGGAGGCGCTGCCCGTCTCGCTGGCCGCCACGTCGATGGCGGTCGAGCGCGGTGCCCACGTGATCCGCACCCACGACGTCGCGGAGACCCGCGACGCTGCGCTCGTCGGCGCCGAGTTCGCCCGCGACCGAGTCCGATCGGGCCGCGACGCGGGCGACGTCGCCGTCGAGGAGCTCGACGTGACGACCGCGCGGGAGGCGGAACGTCACCTCGACCGGCTCGGCGCCGACCGCGACGTCTCCGGGAGCGCGGCCGTTCGCACCTACGAGCTCACCGGCCTCACGGAGCCGGCCGTCGGCGCGCTTCGGGCCGCGACCGCCGAGACAGCGGGCGTCGACGGCGCGGCGTTCGCCCTCGCGGGGGGGGCCGACGAGGCGACCGCGGCGGTCACCGACCCGCCCTCCGCGACCGACGGCGGCGTGTCCGGCGCCGACGGGACCGGCTCCGCGGGGATCCTGGTC
- the thrS gene encoding threonine--tRNA ligase has translation MPLVRFRRDMSETDAQADVTVVLPDGSELDVPAGATVEDVAFEIGPGLGRDTVAGKIDGELVEKHATVHDGARIEIVTDQSDEYLTVLRHSAAHVFAQALQRLHPEATLTIGPPTDDGFYYDVTDVDLDEDDLAAIEEEMEAIIEADYDIEREVRSREEAKEIYADNEYKLQILDEEADDEEVTFYAQDDWRDLCQGPHVESTGEIGAAALLEVSAAYWRGDEENDTLTRVYGTAFASESDLEEHLELREEALERDHRKIGQEMNLFSIPTVSGPGLPLYHPPGKTVLRELSNFANELNRENGYEEVETPHVFRTELWKKSGHYENYKDDMFLLDVNDEEYGLKPMNCPGHATIFDQQSWSYRDLPQRYFENGKVYRKEQRGELSGLSRVWSFTIDDGHLFVRPDQIRQEIESVIEMIFEVVETLDLDVEVALATRPEKSVGGDEIWESAEEQLRDVLESGGYDYDVEPGDGAFYGPKIDFGFEDALGRVWDGPTVQLDFNMPDRFDLTYTGEDNEDHQPVMIHRALYGSYERFFMVLIEHFDGDFPLWLAPEQVRILPVSDGTLGYAHRVKNDLEDAGFRVEVEDRDWTVGRKIRAGHDDRLPYMVIVGDDEQEAGTVSVRDRFENQRGDVDLDAFVDHLVEERDEKRTEPDFVDAA, from the coding sequence ATGCCCCTCGTCCGGTTCCGAAGAGATATGAGCGAGACCGATGCGCAGGCCGACGTGACGGTCGTCCTTCCGGACGGATCAGAGCTGGACGTTCCGGCGGGGGCGACAGTCGAGGACGTCGCCTTCGAGATCGGCCCCGGGCTCGGTCGCGACACCGTCGCGGGGAAGATCGACGGCGAGCTCGTCGAGAAGCACGCGACGGTCCACGACGGCGCGCGGATCGAGATCGTCACCGACCAGTCCGACGAGTACCTCACGGTGCTGCGCCACTCGGCCGCCCACGTCTTCGCGCAGGCCCTCCAGCGGCTCCACCCCGAGGCGACCCTGACTATCGGCCCCCCGACCGACGACGGGTTCTACTACGACGTGACCGACGTCGACCTCGACGAGGACGACCTCGCCGCCATCGAGGAGGAGATGGAGGCGATCATCGAGGCCGACTACGACATCGAGCGCGAGGTCCGGTCCCGCGAGGAGGCGAAAGAGATCTACGCCGACAACGAGTACAAGCTCCAGATCCTCGACGAGGAGGCCGACGACGAGGAGGTTACCTTCTACGCGCAAGACGACTGGCGGGACCTCTGTCAGGGTCCGCACGTCGAGTCGACGGGCGAGATCGGCGCGGCGGCCCTATTGGAGGTCTCCGCCGCCTACTGGCGCGGCGACGAGGAGAACGACACGCTCACGCGCGTCTACGGCACCGCCTTCGCCTCCGAGTCCGACCTCGAGGAGCACCTCGAACTGCGCGAGGAGGCGTTAGAGCGCGATCACCGGAAGATCGGCCAGGAGATGAACCTCTTCTCGATCCCGACGGTGTCCGGGCCGGGGCTCCCGCTGTACCACCCGCCGGGCAAGACCGTGCTCCGCGAGCTCTCGAATTTCGCGAACGAGCTCAACCGCGAGAACGGCTACGAGGAGGTCGAGACTCCTCACGTGTTCCGCACGGAGCTGTGGAAGAAGTCCGGCCACTACGAGAACTACAAGGACGACATGTTCCTCCTCGACGTCAACGACGAGGAGTACGGGCTCAAGCCGATGAACTGCCCGGGCCACGCGACCATCTTCGACCAGCAGTCGTGGTCGTACCGGGACCTCCCGCAGCGCTACTTCGAGAACGGGAAGGTGTACCGGAAGGAGCAGCGCGGTGAGCTCTCCGGGCTCTCGCGCGTCTGGTCGTTCACCATCGACGACGGCCACCTGTTCGTCCGCCCCGACCAGATCCGTCAGGAGATCGAGTCCGTCATCGAGATGATCTTCGAGGTCGTCGAGACGCTCGACCTGGACGTCGAGGTCGCGCTGGCGACCCGCCCGGAGAAGTCGGTCGGCGGCGACGAGATCTGGGAGTCCGCCGAGGAGCAGCTCCGCGACGTGCTGGAGTCCGGCGGCTACGACTACGACGTCGAGCCCGGCGACGGCGCCTTCTACGGCCCGAAGATCGACTTCGGCTTCGAGGACGCGCTCGGCCGCGTCTGGGACGGCCCCACCGTCCAGCTCGACTTCAACATGCCCGACCGGTTCGACCTGACGTACACCGGCGAGGACAACGAGGACCACCAGCCGGTGATGATCCACCGAGCGCTGTACGGGAGCTACGAGCGCTTCTTCATGGTGCTCATCGAGCACTTCGACGGCGACTTCCCGCTGTGGCTCGCGCCCGAACAGGTCCGGATCCTCCCCGTCTCCGACGGGACGCTCGGCTACGCGCACCGCGTCAAAAACGATCTCGAGGACGCCGGCTTCCGCGTCGAGGTCGAGGACCGCGACTGGACGGTCGGCCGCAAGATCCGCGCCGGGCACGACGACCGGCTCCCGTACATGGTCATCGTCGGCGACGACGAGCAGGAGGCCGGCACCGTCTCGGTGCGCGACCGCTTCGAGAACCAGCGCGGCGACGTCGATCTCGACGCCTTCGTCGACCACCTCGTCGAGGAGCGCGACGAGAAGCGGACGGAACCGGACTTCGTCGACGCGGCGTAG
- a CDS encoding DUF192 domain-containing protein, producing MRRRELLTAFGVGSIGLLAGCAGVGPSATDEAGDDGDGGSDSGGTGDDGSHSGGAGDADPADDWPSGPYADYDATAVEARTPDGDRLGTVTAAIAETGDQRFLGLSDAERLPEDAGMLFVFPSSRDDLTFVMREMAFGIDIVYADAEGTIVEIHNAPAPGPGEDGSEQRYPGSGRYVLEVPYEWTDRHAVTVGDSLAFDL from the coding sequence ATGCGACGCCGGGAACTGTTGACCGCGTTCGGCGTCGGCTCGATCGGTCTCCTCGCCGGCTGTGCGGGCGTCGGACCGAGCGCGACCGACGAGGCCGGTGACGACGGCGACGGAGGAAGCGATAGCGGCGGGACCGGTGACGACGGAAGCCATAGCGGCGGGGCCGGCGACGCGGACCCCGCGGACGACTGGCCGTCGGGTCCGTACGCCGACTACGACGCGACCGCCGTCGAGGCCCGCACTCCCGACGGCGACCGCCTCGGAACGGTGACCGCCGCGATCGCGGAGACCGGCGACCAGCGATTCCTCGGGCTCAGCGACGCCGAGCGGCTCCCCGAGGACGCCGGGATGCTGTTCGTCTTCCCGTCGTCCCGCGACGACCTGACGTTCGTCATGCGCGAGATGGCGTTCGGGATCGACATCGTCTACGCCGACGCCGAGGGGACGATCGTCGAGATCCACAACGCGCCGGCGCCCGGTCCCGGAGAGGACGGGAGCGAGCAGCGGTACCCGGGGTCCGGCCGCTACGTGCTTGAGGTGCCCTACGAGTGGACGGATCGGCACGCGGTCACCGTCGGCGACTCACTGGCGTTCGACCTGTAG
- a CDS encoding methyltransferase domain-containing protein, which yields MSDAFGRAIRDHFRGERGEPLLHRDGGETVEHPIEAFYFADFDPDEDPSHEWLASRLQGPLVDLGAGTGRHALYFQERFETVAVEPSPALVETMRERGVDDAREGDMFALREAFPRDRFGSALANGTQIGLAGSMRGLTEFLGDLAHVTTPDATAVVDCYDPTHPATADLVGYRDDPTPGLAHRVMFFEYESETNPILQLRLFSPARLREAAVGTDWEIAEVVRGEEGNEYHYRAALRKRGGE from the coding sequence ATGTCCGACGCCTTCGGCCGAGCGATCCGCGATCACTTCCGCGGCGAGCGGGGCGAGCCCCTCCTGCACCGAGACGGCGGCGAGACGGTCGAACACCCGATCGAGGCGTTCTACTTCGCCGACTTCGACCCCGACGAGGACCCGTCTCACGAGTGGCTGGCGTCCCGGCTGCAGGGGCCGCTCGTCGACCTCGGCGCCGGGACCGGGCGGCACGCGCTGTACTTCCAGGAGCGGTTCGAGACGGTCGCGGTCGAGCCGAGCCCCGCGCTCGTCGAGACGATGCGCGAGCGCGGCGTCGACGACGCCCGCGAGGGAGACATGTTCGCGCTGCGCGAGGCGTTCCCCCGCGACCGGTTCGGCTCCGCGCTCGCGAACGGGACCCAGATCGGACTCGCCGGGTCGATGCGGGGGCTCACCGAGTTCCTCGGCGACCTCGCACACGTGACGACGCCGGACGCGACCGCGGTCGTCGACTGCTACGACCCGACCCATCCGGCGACGGCCGACCTCGTCGGCTACCGGGACGACCCGACGCCGGGGCTCGCGCACCGCGTCATGTTCTTCGAGTACGAGAGCGAGACGAACCCGATCCTCCAGCTTCGGCTGTTCAGCCCGGCCAGGCTCCGGGAGGCCGCCGTGGGAACGGACTGGGAGATCGCGGAGGTGGTCCGCGGCGAGGAGGGCAACGAGTACCACTACCGCGCCGCGCTGCGGAAGCGCGGCGGCGAGTAG
- a CDS encoding MFS transporter, giving the protein MSNVDARNGASRSQFWALYLTRFAEGFGFITLITLLGPYINALDPQATTVLGVSISAGFVIGMYTTGFTLAQTVAVVPLAWAGDRFDKRTVLLGTLAVGAGVYALFPLVDSSASFVAVRALQGFVVTGAGLMTLSLVGQIADVGTRADRIGKANAAAFAASIVGSLSAGAIYDAVGFGPIFAIISGLMVAAWAVTWLVLDEDDTRVEGFPFSDLAVNRKILTITGFRAQYAFAVTMVRTWVPIYAGTSMAGGGLGVAGVAIAVTVTAEKATNMVGQLFTGRLSDGYGRSLFVFAGGGAYGLIAMGIPFSAAIGTALGAGVTLPFLGELPPAYLPLVAFSGLLGVADSFREPASMALFADEGTDDGGVAASFGIRELVWRPGSVAGPLIAGWLMVEVSMASVFYVGGAFAVTGVLAFLAVLVHDHGRAALTTW; this is encoded by the coding sequence GTGAGCAACGTGGACGCGAGGAACGGGGCGAGCCGATCGCAGTTCTGGGCGCTCTACCTCACGCGGTTCGCCGAGGGGTTCGGGTTCATCACCCTGATCACGCTGCTCGGACCGTACATCAACGCGCTCGACCCGCAGGCGACGACGGTGCTGGGCGTCTCCATCTCCGCGGGGTTCGTCATCGGGATGTACACCACGGGGTTCACCCTCGCCCAGACCGTCGCCGTGGTCCCGCTGGCGTGGGCCGGCGACCGGTTCGACAAGCGGACCGTCCTGCTCGGCACCCTCGCGGTCGGAGCCGGCGTCTACGCGCTGTTCCCGCTGGTGGACTCCTCCGCCTCGTTCGTCGCCGTGCGGGCCCTGCAGGGGTTCGTCGTCACCGGCGCGGGGCTGATGACGCTGTCGCTGGTCGGCCAGATCGCCGACGTGGGAACGCGGGCCGACAGGATCGGGAAGGCGAACGCCGCCGCCTTCGCCGCCTCGATCGTCGGGTCGCTGTCGGCGGGCGCGATCTACGACGCGGTCGGATTCGGCCCGATCTTCGCGATCATCTCCGGGCTGATGGTCGCCGCCTGGGCCGTCACGTGGCTCGTCTTAGACGAGGATGACACCCGCGTCGAGGGGTTCCCCTTCTCCGATCTGGCCGTCAACCGGAAGATCCTCACGATCACGGGGTTCCGCGCCCAGTACGCCTTCGCCGTGACCATGGTCCGAACCTGGGTCCCGATCTACGCTGGCACGTCGATGGCCGGCGGCGGCCTCGGCGTCGCCGGCGTCGCCATCGCGGTGACGGTCACCGCCGAGAAGGCGACCAACATGGTCGGCCAGCTGTTCACCGGTCGGCTCTCGGACGGGTACGGCCGGTCGCTGTTCGTCTTCGCCGGCGGCGGCGCGTACGGACTGATCGCGATGGGGATCCCCTTCTCCGCGGCGATCGGGACCGCGTTGGGCGCCGGGGTGACGCTCCCGTTCCTCGGCGAGCTGCCGCCCGCGTACCTCCCCCTCGTCGCCTTCTCCGGGCTGCTCGGCGTCGCCGACTCCTTCCGTGAGCCGGCGAGCATGGCGCTGTTCGCGGACGAGGGGACCGACGACGGCGGCGTGGCCGCCAGCTTCGGGATCCGGGAACTGGTCTGGCGCCCCGGTTCGGTGGCCGGCCCGCTGATCGCGGGGTGGCTGATGGTCGAGGTGAGCATGGCGTCCGTCTTCTACGTCGGCGGCGCGTTCGCGGTCACCGGCGTGCTCGCCTTCCTCGCCGTTCTCGTGCACGACCACGGGCGGGCAGCGCTGACGACGTGGTAG
- a CDS encoding pyridoxal-phosphate-dependent aminotransferase family protein produces MSDTPLARSAVDDAPDVGELTPPDRTLMGPGPSDVDPRVLRAMSTPLVGHLDPSFVEIMDEVQELLRYTFRTDNQWTIPVSGTGSASMEAAIGNLVEPGDTMLVPTNGYFGGRMRSMAERAGGEVVEVSAPWGEPLDPVDVERAFDEHQPDVFGFVHAETSTGVRQPDVPALTEIAHAHDAYVIADCVTSLGGVELRVDEWDVDVAYSGPQKCLSCPPGASPLTLNDRAMDKVLDREEEPRSWYLDLSLLEGYWGDDRAYHHTAPITNVYALREALRLIAEEGIEERWARHRAVAGELKAGLQDLGLEMNAADDYWLPSLNAVRVPDGVDDGAVIERLLDEYDLEIASGLGDLEGDIWRIGCMGRSARKKNVEYLLAALEDALAEQGYEA; encoded by the coding sequence ATGAGCGACACGCCGCTGGCACGCAGCGCAGTCGACGACGCCCCCGACGTGGGGGAGCTGACGCCGCCCGACCGCACGCTGATGGGCCCCGGGCCGAGCGACGTCGACCCGCGGGTGTTGAGGGCGATGAGCACGCCGCTCGTCGGCCACCTCGACCCCTCGTTCGTCGAGATCATGGACGAGGTCCAGGAGCTGCTCCGGTACACCTTCAGGACCGACAACCAGTGGACCATTCCGGTGTCCGGGACCGGCTCCGCGTCGATGGAGGCCGCGATCGGGAACCTCGTCGAACCGGGCGACACGATGCTGGTCCCGACGAACGGCTACTTCGGCGGGCGGATGAGGTCGATGGCCGAGCGCGCGGGCGGCGAGGTCGTCGAGGTGTCTGCGCCGTGGGGCGAGCCCCTCGACCCCGTCGACGTCGAGCGCGCGTTCGACGAGCACCAGCCGGACGTGTTCGGCTTCGTCCACGCCGAGACGAGCACCGGCGTCCGCCAGCCCGACGTGCCCGCGCTGACCGAGATCGCACACGCCCACGACGCGTACGTGATCGCCGACTGCGTCACGTCGCTCGGGGGCGTTGAGCTGCGCGTCGACGAGTGGGACGTCGACGTCGCCTACTCCGGGCCGCAGAAGTGCCTCTCCTGTCCGCCCGGCGCGAGCCCCCTGACGCTCAACGACCGCGCGATGGACAAGGTGCTCGACCGTGAGGAGGAACCGCGGTCGTGGTACCTCGACCTCTCCCTCTTGGAGGGGTACTGGGGCGACGACCGCGCGTACCACCACACCGCGCCGATCACGAACGTGTACGCGCTCCGCGAGGCGCTCCGGCTGATCGCCGAGGAGGGGATCGAGGAGCGGTGGGCCCGCCACCGCGCCGTCGCCGGCGAGCTGAAGGCGGGGCTGCAGGACCTCGGCCTCGAGATGAACGCCGCCGACGACTACTGGCTGCCGAGCCTGAACGCCGTGCGCGTCCCCGACGGGGTCGACGACGGCGCCGTCATCGAGCGCCTCCTCGACGAGTACGACCTCGAGATCGCCTCCGGCCTCGGTGACCTCGAGGGGGACATCTGGCGGATCGGCTGCATGGGCCGCTCCGCCCGCAAGAAGAACGTCGAGTACCTGCTCGCCGCGCTGGAGGACGCGCTCGCCGAGCAGGGGTACGAGGCCTGA